Genomic window (Gemmatimonadaceae bacterium):
GATTTCAAGACCGGCCAGACGTGGATGAAGACGGTGATCGCGCCGGGTCTCAAGGCGCGTATGCTTGGACTCGCCGGCTGGTACTCGACCAACATCCTTGGCAACCGCGACGGCGAGGTGCTCGACGATCCGGCCTCCTTCAAGACGAAGGAGGAGTCGAAGCTGAGCGTGCTGCACACCATCCTGCAGCCGGAGAGCTACCCCGAGCTGTACAAGGACTTCTCGCACGTGGTGCGCATCAACTATTACCCGCCGCGCGGCGACAACAAGGAAGGCTGGGACAACATCGACATCGTCGGGTGGATGGGGTACCCGATGCAGATCAAGGTGAACTTCCTCTGTCGAGATTCCATCCTGGCCGCCCCGATCGTGCTCGACCTCGCGCTGTTCTCGGACTTCGCGCACCGGGCGGGCATGAAGGGCATTCAGGAATGGTTAAGCTTCTATTACAAGTCGCCGATGGCCGCTCCCGGTCTCCAGCCGGAACACGATCTTTTCATCCAGCAGACGAAGCTCAAGAACACGCTTCGGCACCTGATGGGTGAGGAGCAGATCACGCACCTCGGGCTGGAGTACTACCAGTCGTAAAACGAGGAGAGCCGGCGATGCGACGTTGGCAACGGTTGGGGCGACTCGGCGCGCTGGTCGCGGCCGTCGTCGCGGTGGCGTCATGCGGCGGAGACAACGGGCCTCCGCCGCTGCACCAGTTCACGCTGAGCTACGATTTCACCATCAAGCCCGACCAGGCGCCGCCGCACGCGCGCGACGACGTCCACTACACGGTCCAAGTCTTCGACCGGAAGACGCGGCAGCCCATCGAGGGCGGTGAAGGCCAGCTGTTCGCCGGAAAGCCGATCGAGGAGCAGGCGCCCAACGGACCGCAATCGAAAACGTACGACGGAATGGCCTACGGCCCCGAAGTCGGGACGTATCATGCAAAGCTGAATTTTGTCATCCCGGGCACCTGGGCGGTGGCGATCCGATTCCGGCGCGATTCGCTCCATCCGCTCGAGCGTACGGACTGGATGCAGGACGTGATCAGCGAACGACCCTCGAACATTCCCTGATGCGACACTTTTATCGCAGCCACATGGAAGTGACGGACGTGCTCGCCGCCGCCGATGAGTTCTTTCCAAAGATCGGGCTGGCGCAGCATACGACCGCTCCCAAGACGCGAACCTACACCGGACCGCTCGGCGCGCTTCGCCTCACCGTGCGGGCCGAGGGCGGGCACTACACGTTCGTGCAGGTCGAGAGCGACCAGATGGGGGAGAGTCGTCTCGATCGAAACGTCAAGAAATTCTTTGTTGCACTGCACCGGGCCGACGACCCGTCGCACCGGCTGACGTCCAGCTACTGACGCGCGGCCAACCGCCGCACCCGCCCCGACCTCCCGCTCCGATGGCGCCTCCAGACGAGTCACCGCCGCGAGCGCCCACGCCGCGTTCCGCATATTTTGGTATCGGATGTATTACGGCCATCGGCGGTTTCGCCGGGGGCGGCATGGTGGCCGTCCTGGTGGCGAAAATCGTCGGCGCGCTGGCGCGGTGTAAGCCCGACGCCGAAACGGGCGCGCCGTGCGGGTGGACGTCGTACTGGTTGATCGGGGCTTTCACCGGCCTCGTGTTGCTTCCGACGGTCACGATCTGGTTGTTCTCGCGCGGGCGGCGTCGCGCGCAAAACTCGGAGCGAGGATGATTCGGTGGCACGTATAGACGTCGTGATGCCCCAGATGGGGGAATCGATCGCCGAGGGCACACTGTCGAAGTGGCTCAAGAAGGTCGGCGACTCGGTCAAGCGCGACGAACCGATGTTCGAGATCTCGACGGACAAGGTCGACGCCGAGATTCCGGCGCCGGCGAGCGGTGTCATCGCCGAGATCCTCGTGAAGGAAGGGCAGACGGTTCCGGTCGACACGCTGGTCGCGCGTCTCGAGACCGACGTGACCGCGGCCGTCCCGGCGCCCGCTGCTCCCGCGCCGGCGCCCGCCGCTCCGGCCAAGGCCGTGGCCCCGGTTGCCGCATCCGCTGCACCTTCGACCGAGAAACCGTCCGAGCCACCACCTGCCGCGCCGCCGCCCGCCGCTCCTCACGGCAACGGCGCATCGCTCGAGGAACGTCTCCGCACCAAGTCCTCGCCCCTCGTCCGCCGCATGGCGGCGGAGCACGGCGTCGAGATCTCCGGACTCCACGGCAGCGGTGTCGCCGGGCGCGTCACGAAGAAAGACCTGCTCGAGTTTCTCGAATCCGGCGCCAAGGCTCCGCCGAAGGTCGGCGGCGTAGCGCCGGTGCATGCTGGATCGCTGCCGCTCCCCGAGCCGTGGCCGGGCGACGTCGTCGAGCCCATGACCAAGATGCGCGCGCTGATCAGCGAGCACATGGTGGCGTCGCGGCACACGTCCGCGCACGTGAGCACGTTCTTCGAGGTCGACTTCACGCGGATCGCGCGGATTCGGGCGAAGAATCGCGCCGAGTTCGAAAAGGCGACGGGCGAGAAGCTCACCTACATGCCGTTCATCCTGAAGGCGGTCGTCGACGGGCTCAAGGCGATCCCGGTCGTGAACGCTTCCGTGCGCGGCAACGAGGTCATCTACCGGAAGCCGATCAACCTGGGCATCGCCGTCGCGCTCGAGTGGGGCTTGATCGTGCCCGTCATCAAGGGCGCCGACAACCTCTCGTTGACGGGCCTGACTCGTACGCTCAACGACCTCGCCAACCGCGCACGCACCAAGCGGCTCGACCCGCGCGAAGTGCAGGACGGGACGTTCACGATCACGAACCCGGGCGTGTTCGGCTCGCTCACAGGCACGCCGATCATCAACCAGCCGCAGGTCGCGATCCTCTGTGTGGGCGCGATCGAAAAACGGCCCAAGGTCGTCACCGGTCCGGAAGGCGAAGACATGCTCGCCATCCGGACCTGTTCGTATCTCTCTCTCTCGTTCGACCACCGCGTCGTCGACGGCGCGGACGCCGACAAATTCATGAGCTTCGTAAAGCGAAGTCTCGAAACCTTCCCCGAGACGGTGCTCTGACCGTGCCGCGCGCACTCACCATTCAACGCACGCTCGTCACGCCGCCGGATCGCGAGCGATTCCACGAAAAGCTGCGCCGTAAGCACGATCACTACGCGAAACAGAACTGCCGCTTTTGGGCGTTCGAGGAAGCCGGGCTTCCCGGCGCCTTCCTCGAGTTCGTCGAGGCGGGGGACGCCGACACGTTGGCGCGCGCGCACGCGTCGGCGCCCGAACCGATCCTCGACCCGCAGCGGGTCTACATGGAAGTGGAGTTGAGCTGATGCCATCGCGCGTGCTCACGGTCGGCGGCAAGAACTGGCTCGTGTTTCCCTCGGGCCGGGTGACGCAGTACGACCGCGACGAGTTCGGGCTGATCTTCATCAACGGAACGGGCAGCGACCGCGAGGTCCGCGTCAGCCGCTACTCGCCCGTCGGGACTCGATCACGCGAGCGCTCGCTCGTCGAGATGAGCGACGCGGATCTCGCGCGGCTGTTCGAGTGCTCGCAGCCGAGCGACACGTCGCCGGAAGCCGACTACTCGGCGTGACGTCGCCCTCTGCGCGCATGGGAGGGAGCGACGCCGCCACCTTCGTCGATCTGCACGTCCATTCGACCGCGTCCGATGGAACGCGCGCGCCGGAAGACGTGGTTCGCGAAGCGAAGCGCGTCGGTCTGTCGGCGATCGCGTTGACCGACCACGACACGCTCGACGGAATCGCGCCGGCGGCCGCGGCCGGAGCCGCCCTTGGCGTTCGCGTCGTTCCGGGAATCGAGTTGAGCGCCGTCGAAGGCGACGCCGAGACTCACATTCTCGGGCTGCACCTGTCGGACACGCGGCATCTGGACGCGCAACTGATCGCATTGCGCCAGATGCGGCGCGGGCGCGCGGAACGGATCGTGCTTCGCCTGAACGAGCTCGGAGTGCGAATCGAGATGGCGGCGGTCCTGGAGCAAGCGGCAGGCGGTGCGATCGGCCGCCCGCACGTCGCTCGAGCGATGATCGCCGAGGGCTGGGCCGTCGATTTTCGCGACGCGTTCGACCGCTACCTGGGAAGCGGACGTCCGGCGTACATCCCGAAGGAGAGGCTGAGCGCGGCCGACGCGATCGCGGCCATCCACGGCGCCGGCGGGCTCGCGGTTCTCGCGCACCCCGCGCAATCCGGCACGCGCGATCGTATCGAGGCGTTCGCACACGAGGGCATCGACGGCGTCGAAGTACGACACCCGAGCCATTCACCCGAAGACATCGCCCGCCTCACCGCGTTGGTGGATTTCTTCGGGCTCGTCCCGAGCGGCGGCTCCGATTGGCATGGCGCCGCGGAGGGCGCGCGAACGCTCGGCATGATGCGGGTCCCGGAGGCGTGGCTCGAGCGGCAGGACGCCCGCATTCGCGACCGCGCGGCGTAGCTGGTCCGAAGTCGTAGAGGCTGAACAGGCGAGCGACGACATGGAGCTGAACGGAAAGAGGGCCCTCGTAACCGGAGCGGGCCATCGCGTGGGCCGAGCGATCGCGCTCGGCCTTGGAGCGCGGAAGATGCGCGTCGCCGTGCATTACAACTCGACCGCCGACGGCGCGAAGGAAACGCTGCGCGAGATCGAGAAGCTCGGCGGATCGGGCGATACGTTCGGCGCGGACCTCACTCGTCCCGATGAAATCACCGGTCTCGTCGACACGGTCGTGAATCGGTTCGGCGCGCTCGACGTGCTCGTGAACTCGGCGGCCATCATGGAGCGCACTCCGCTCGGCGAGACCGACGCGTCCGAGTGGGACAAGATCATGGCGCTGAATCTCCGGGCGCCGTTCCTCCTGTCGCAGGCCGCTGCTCCGCATTTGCGTCGCGCCCAGGGAGTGATCGTCAACATCGCCGACCTCGCCGCGTTCGAAACGTGGCCGGGTTATCTCGTTCACGGGTTGTCGAAATCGGGCGTCGTGTACCTGACGCGTGCGCTCGCCCGTGTTCTCGCGCCGGAGATTCGCGTCGGAGCAGTCGCGCCGGGAACGGTGCTCCTGCCGGACGGCTGGAGCGAGGCCGACGCCGAGCGTCTTCGGGGCACGACGCCGCTCCAGCGAAACGGCAGCCCGGAGGATGTCTCGGACGCCGTTCTGTTCATCCTCGGCGCGGACTACTTCACCGGAGACACCATCATCGTCGACGGCGGGCGACACATTCGTAAGTGAGCGATGCGAAAGGCGGTTCCCGCATCGGCTACATTTGATCATCATGATGCGGCAAAGCCCGGCGAGAGGGCCGGCGAGCCGCGACGAGAGGATCTGTCGTGGGGACTACCTACAATTACGACGTCGTAATCATCGGAGCGGGCCCCGCGGGAATGTGCGCCGGACTGTACGCCGGACGCGCGATGCTTCACGCCGTCATCCTCGAGAAGGGCTTTCCGGGAGGCGAGCTGCTGAACACCGAGCTCATCGAGGACTATCCCGGCTTCGAGCACATTCTCGGACAGGACCTCGCCCAGAAGTTCGCCGATCACGCCGCGAAGTTCGGCGCGGAGATTCGTACGGGGGTGTACGTCGATCGCGTGGAGCGATTGGATGACGGGACATTCTCGACGCGGACGGATTCGGGCGACGTCTACTGCTCGCCGGCGGTCATCATCACCGCGGGCGGCACGCCGATCAAGCTCGGAATTCCCGGCGAGATCGAGTACGCGGGGAAGGGAGTTTCCTACTGCGCGATCTGCGACGGCGCATTCTTCCGGAAGCAGACGATCGCCGTCGTCGGTGGCGGTGACGCCGCGACCGAAGAGGCGGACTTCCTCACCCGCTACGCCGACAAGGTCTATCTGATCCACCGCCGCGACGAGCTGCGCGCATCGAAGATTCTGCAAGAGCGCTTGTTCGCGAACCCGAAGGTCGAGGTCATTTGGAATGCCGTCGTCGACGAGGTGCAGGCCGACGGACAGGGGCTCGTCAGCAATCTGCGTCTGCGCGAGGTCACTACCGAAGAGACGCGCGACCTCGCGGTGACGGGCATGTTCGTATTCATCGGGTTCCGGCCGAACACCGGCATCGTCGCGGAGCACGTCGAGCACGACGACATGGGCTACTTCAAGACGGACGCGAACATGGAGACGAGCGTCCGCGGACTCTTCGCGGCGGGCGACGTTCGCTCGCAGCTCACGCGACAGGTGACCACCGCGGTCGGCGACGCGACGACGGCGGCGATCGCGGTCGAGAAATACCTCAAGGCGCGCGCGGACGGAAATCCGAGCGAGCCGATCGTGGGCATGGGAGGCTACACGGCGTGAAGATCCTGGCGGCGACGGTGGGTGAATTTCAGGAAAACACCTATCTCGTCGTCGACGAGGCGACGGGCCGCGCGATCGTCGTCGACCCGGGCGCGGAGCCCGAGCGCATCGTGAAATGGATCCGCGCTTCAGGCGCGGCGCTCGATGCCGTGTGGTTGACGCACGCGCATCTCGATCACGTCGGCGCCGTCGCCGCGGTGAAGCGCGAGTGGCGGGTGCCGGTCTACATGCATCCTGCCGACGCCCCGACGCTCGCCCGCGCGCCGCAGGCGGCCGCCGGGTACGACATCCAGTTCGAGGCGCCGCCGGCGCCCGATCGCGAGCTCGCCGAGGGAGACTCGCTCTCGGTGGGCGATCTCACGTTTTCGGTGATGCACGTGCCGGGGCACGCGCCGGGGCATGTCGTCTTTCACGGCAACGGCGTCGTATTGGGCGGTGACCTGCTCTTCGCCGGCTCGATCGGGCGAACGGATCTGCCGCTCGCCGATCCGCGCGCCATGGAGGAATCGCTCGTGCGCATCGGCGAGTTGGACGAAAACCTCGTCGTGTATCCCGGCCATGGCCCGGCGACGACCATCGGACGCGAGCGCGCGTCGAACCCGTTCCTGCTCGGCGTCGCGCATTCACGGAGTCGCTAGACCGTGGCCGCGCCGCAGAGTCCGGTGTCGCTCGTATTCGAGCTGGTGGCGTTGAGCCTCTGGCTCGGCGCGGCCGTATTGTTCGCCGCCGTCGTGGCGCCCGCGTTGTTCGCGGTGCTGCCCAGTCGCGCGAGCGCGGGCGAGGTCGTCGGGCGCGTTTTGCCGGTCGTGCTCTGGGCGGGCATCGTCGTCTCGCTCATCGTGGGTTTCATCGAGGCCGTCGCCCAGCAGGTGATACTCACCAAGAATTGGAGTCTCCGCTCGCAGCCGCCGGACCTGAACGACGTGGTCCATTTCAGCGGCTACCGCGTGGCGGGCCAGCGCGCCGGCGCGGGTTTTCTCATCGCGCTGGCGTGCGGGTACGCGCTGGTGCTCGGGCAGCGAATCGACAAGCTGCTGGCGAGCGCCGGCGGATCGATCGAAGTCCTGTCCCCGAGCGATCCGCGCCGGATCGACTTCGGCCGCATGCATGCCTGGAGTGTCGCGGCGTTGGGTGTCGCGATGCTCTCCGCCGCGGGGCTGGCCATTTCCGTCGTGCGACGCCTTCTCGGGACCCGCGCGGCACGGCGAACCTTTCAACAGAGTTTAGAACCCTCTCATCATGCCTGATACACGTCGCGAAAAAGACCCCCTCGGGCCGCTCGACGTTCCCGCCGACGCGATGTACGGCGTGCAGACCCTCCGCGCCAAGCAGAACTTTCCGATCAGCGGCCTCCTGCCGCTCGAACCGTTCGTCGTCGCGCAGGTCTGGATCAAGAAAGCCGCGGCGCTGACGCATAAGGAGACCGGCCGGCTCGACGCGCGTCTCGCCGACGCGATCGTCGCGGCGGCCGACGAAGTGCTGAGCGGCCAGCACCGCGAGCATTTCATCGTCGACCCGTATCAGGCGGGCGCCGGAACGTCGCACAACATGAACGCGAACGAGGTGCTCGCGAACCGCGCCAACGAGATCCTCGGCGGCAAACGCGGCGAGTACGCGCCGGTGCATCCGAACGACCACGTGAACATGGCGCAGTCGACGAACGACACGATCCCGACGGCGATTCGCCTCGCGTGTCTGTCGCAGCTCGACGCCCTCACGCGCGCGTTCGAAGCGCTGCGCCGCGCGCTGGCGAACAAAGGCCAGGAGTTCGACGACATCGTCAAGGCCGGCCGCACGCACCTTCAGGACGCGATGCCGATTCGTCTTGGCCAGGAGTTCACCGCGTACGCGGGCTCGATCGCCCGCGGCATGCGCCGCGTGACCGAAGCCGCGGACTATCTGCGCGACCTCGGCATCGGCGGCAGCGCCGTGGGAACGGGCGTCACCGTCGAAGAGGAATACCCGCCGTTGATGGTGCGGAATCTCAAAGAGATCTCCGGACTCGATCTGCGCGAAGGCGAGGATCGCATCCAGCTGATGCAGAGCATGGGCGACGTGGCCGGGTTCAGCGCGTCGTTGCGCGTGCTCGCGATCGACCTCAGCAAGATCGCCAGCGATCTGCGCCTCATGGTCATGGGTCCGCGCACCGGCATCGACGAAATCACGCTGCCTGCCGTGCAGCCGGGATCGTCCATCATGCCGGGCAAGATCAATCCGTCGATTCCCGAGATGGTGAACCAGGTGTGCTTCCAGGTAATGGGGCTCGACACCACGGTCGCCATCGCGTCCGAGCATGGGCAGCTCGAGTTGAACGTCATGATGCCCGTCATCGGATTCAACGTGCTGCTCGCGATGCGCATTCTCACCAACGCGACCAACGCGCTCACCGAGCGATGCATCAACGGCATCCAGGCGAACCGCGAGATGTGCGCGTACTGGGTGGAGCGTTCGGCGGCTCTCGCTACGGCGCTCGCTCCACAGATCGGTTACGCCCGCGCGGCGGAGATCAGCAAACAGTCGGTCAAGGAAGGGATCCTGATTCGCGATCTCGTGAAGCGCGACGGCATCCTCCCGCCGGACGAGACCGACGAAGTGCTCGACCTGCGCAAAATGACCGAGATCGGCGTTCCGGGCGGCAAGTACGGCGCTTCGGCCGGCGGCTGATCCGGGTCGTCACCGGCTCGTGCGCGGGCTGACCGTGGCCCGCGCCCGAGCTTAGATTGCGAATCGATGCGCATCACAACGCTCGCCGAGTACGGCGTCATCTGCGCGCTGCACCTCGCGCGTCGCGCGTCCGAGGGCCCGATCACCGGCCGTGAGATCGCCGACCTCGAGCGCCTGCCGTCCGACTATGTCGAGCAGATTCTGCTCCGGCTCCGGCGGGCGAATCTCGTGCGAAGCACGCGCGGCGCGCGCGGAGGCTACGCGCTCGCCCGCCCGGCAGACCGCATCTCGATCCGCGACGTCATCGAAGCGTCGGAGACGATGACGTTCGACCTGCACTGCGTGTCGCACCCGGTGGGCGAGGAACGCTGCTCGTCGTCGCACAACTGCAGCATCCGCCCGGTCTGGATGCTGCTTCAGCGCAAGATCGACGACGTGCTCGGCGGCGTGTGCCTCGCCGATCTGCTGGCGGAAGAGAGTGAGGTACGATCGCGCGTCGGCTTGGCGCCGTTGGCCGAGGAACCCGACGCCAGAGCGCTGCCCGTCCTCCAGTCCTGAGCGATGCCTTTCTTTGCGCGGTGGCGGGCCGACCGTGACGCGCAGCGAAAAGCCGCACGATACGTCGCCACGCTCTTCGTCGAGCCGGCGATTCGCGACATCGAGTGGCTGACCCAGAACGCGACGCGCGGCGACGTCGATCACGCCACGTGGGAGCTGCGATACGCGAGGCGCGCCCTGGGTCTGATCGCGGCGCAGCGCGACGCGCTCGACGACCGCACCGCGTCGATCGTCGCGCGGGAGATCTCGGAGGCATTCGCGCGGGACCGTGGAATCGCCGCGGACAAGACGGATACCGCGGAGCGACAGTTCAACGCGCGCTTGAGCGCCTACCGGGACGGCTTGGCGTCGAGAGCCGGCGCGCCGACGTGGACGCGGATGGGACAGACGCTGTTCGCGTTCGCCGGTGGGAGCTTCAAACTGCGCGACGACAACATCGTTCGCGCGGGCGAGC
Coding sequences:
- a CDS encoding PHP domain-containing protein — translated: MTSPSARMGGSDAATFVDLHVHSTASDGTRAPEDVVREAKRVGLSAIALTDHDTLDGIAPAAAAGAALGVRVVPGIELSAVEGDAETHILGLHLSDTRHLDAQLIALRQMRRGRAERIVLRLNELGVRIEMAAVLEQAAGGAIGRPHVARAMIAEGWAVDFRDAFDRYLGSGRPAYIPKERLSAADAIAAIHGAGGLAVLAHPAQSGTRDRIEAFAHEGIDGVEVRHPSHSPEDIARLTALVDFFGLVPSGGSDWHGAAEGARTLGMMRVPEAWLERQDARIRDRAA
- the trxB gene encoding thioredoxin-disulfide reductase, translating into MGTTYNYDVVIIGAGPAGMCAGLYAGRAMLHAVILEKGFPGGELLNTELIEDYPGFEHILGQDLAQKFADHAAKFGAEIRTGVYVDRVERLDDGTFSTRTDSGDVYCSPAVIITAGGTPIKLGIPGEIEYAGKGVSYCAICDGAFFRKQTIAVVGGGDAATEEADFLTRYADKVYLIHRRDELRASKILQERLFANPKVEVIWNAVVDEVQADGQGLVSNLRLREVTTEETRDLAVTGMFVFIGFRPNTGIVAEHVEHDDMGYFKTDANMETSVRGLFAAGDVRSQLTRQVTTAVGDATTAAIAVEKYLKARADGNPSEPIVGMGGYTA
- a CDS encoding Rrf2 family transcriptional regulator produces the protein MRITTLAEYGVICALHLARRASEGPITGREIADLERLPSDYVEQILLRLRRANLVRSTRGARGGYALARPADRISIRDVIEASETMTFDLHCVSHPVGEERCSSSHNCSIRPVWMLLQRKIDDVLGGVCLADLLAEESEVRSRVGLAPLAEEPDARALPVLQS
- a CDS encoding aspartate ammonia-lyase, giving the protein MPDTRREKDPLGPLDVPADAMYGVQTLRAKQNFPISGLLPLEPFVVAQVWIKKAAALTHKETGRLDARLADAIVAAADEVLSGQHREHFIVDPYQAGAGTSHNMNANEVLANRANEILGGKRGEYAPVHPNDHVNMAQSTNDTIPTAIRLACLSQLDALTRAFEALRRALANKGQEFDDIVKAGRTHLQDAMPIRLGQEFTAYAGSIARGMRRVTEAADYLRDLGIGGSAVGTGVTVEEEYPPLMVRNLKEISGLDLREGEDRIQLMQSMGDVAGFSASLRVLAIDLSKIASDLRLMVMGPRTGIDEITLPAVQPGSSIMPGKINPSIPEMVNQVCFQVMGLDTTVAIASEHGQLELNVMMPVIGFNVLLAMRILTNATNALTERCINGIQANREMCAYWVERSAALATALAPQIGYARAAEISKQSVKEGILIRDLVKRDGILPPDETDEVLDLRKMTEIGVPGGKYGASAGG
- a CDS encoding SDR family oxidoreductase — encoded protein: MELNGKRALVTGAGHRVGRAIALGLGARKMRVAVHYNSTADGAKETLREIEKLGGSGDTFGADLTRPDEITGLVDTVVNRFGALDVLVNSAAIMERTPLGETDASEWDKIMALNLRAPFLLSQAAAPHLRRAQGVIVNIADLAAFETWPGYLVHGLSKSGVVYLTRALARVLAPEIRVGAVAPGTVLLPDGWSEADAERLRGTTPLQRNGSPEDVSDAVLFILGADYFTGDTIIVDGGRHIRK
- a CDS encoding MBL fold metallo-hydrolase, encoding MKILAATVGEFQENTYLVVDEATGRAIVVDPGAEPERIVKWIRASGAALDAVWLTHAHLDHVGAVAAVKREWRVPVYMHPADAPTLARAPQAAAGYDIQFEAPPAPDRELAEGDSLSVGDLTFSVMHVPGHAPGHVVFHGNGVVLGGDLLFAGSIGRTDLPLADPRAMEESLVRIGELDENLVVYPGHGPATTIGRERASNPFLLGVAHSRSR
- a CDS encoding DUF4149 domain-containing protein; translated protein: MAAPQSPVSLVFELVALSLWLGAAVLFAAVVAPALFAVLPSRASAGEVVGRVLPVVLWAGIVVSLIVGFIEAVAQQVILTKNWSLRSQPPDLNDVVHFSGYRVAGQRAGAGFLIALACGYALVLGQRIDKLLASAGGSIEVLSPSDPRRIDFGRMHAWSVAALGVAMLSAAGLAISVVRRLLGTRAARRTFQQSLEPSHHA
- a CDS encoding dihydrolipoamide acetyltransferase family protein, yielding MARIDVVMPQMGESIAEGTLSKWLKKVGDSVKRDEPMFEISTDKVDAEIPAPASGVIAEILVKEGQTVPVDTLVARLETDVTAAVPAPAAPAPAPAAPAKAVAPVAASAAPSTEKPSEPPPAAPPPAAPHGNGASLEERLRTKSSPLVRRMAAEHGVEISGLHGSGVAGRVTKKDLLEFLESGAKAPPKVGGVAPVHAGSLPLPEPWPGDVVEPMTKMRALISEHMVASRHTSAHVSTFFEVDFTRIARIRAKNRAEFEKATGEKLTYMPFILKAVVDGLKAIPVVNASVRGNEVIYRKPINLGIAVALEWGLIVPVIKGADNLSLTGLTRTLNDLANRARTKRLDPREVQDGTFTITNPGVFGSLTGTPIINQPQVAILCVGAIEKRPKVVTGPEGEDMLAIRTCSYLSLSFDHRVVDGADADKFMSFVKRSLETFPETVL